A genomic window from Anthocerotibacter panamensis C109 includes:
- a CDS encoding branched-chain amino acid ABC transporter permease, whose translation MDILKNFQAFWSSRTPLVRGLVLIALGLFIPLAAQLTSQPTYILNVLVSAGIYMVLAMGLNVVVGMAGLLDLGYIAFFAVGSYSMAILSTNFGWSFWAVLPVAALLAGTFGILLGAPTLPLRGDYLAIVTLGFGEIIRISLNNLDWLTKGPQGIAGIRPPSVPWWGADGFTWLELYQPIQLYYLALIFVTGIWLITSRLKDSRIGRAWFAIREDEIAAAAMGINTVRLKLLAFASGAAFAGVVGVLFASQITFISPESFTLFESVIVLSMVVLGGMGSVPGVAFGAVLLVVLPEVLRSFSEYRMLIFGLALVLVMLLRPQGLLGDGRVAQEMNPVDDTVRAREDQSLHDAEEQNLKV comes from the coding sequence GTGGATATCCTCAAAAATTTTCAAGCCTTTTGGTCTTCCCGCACCCCTTTAGTCCGGGGTCTGGTGCTCATTGCGCTCGGTCTCTTCATTCCTTTGGCGGCACAACTGACCAGCCAACCGACCTATATCCTCAACGTCCTGGTCTCCGCGGGAATCTATATGGTCCTGGCGATGGGCCTCAATGTCGTCGTCGGCATGGCGGGGCTACTGGATTTGGGCTATATTGCCTTTTTTGCTGTCGGGTCCTATAGCATGGCGATCCTCAGCACCAACTTCGGATGGAGCTTCTGGGCGGTCTTGCCTGTGGCAGCGCTATTGGCGGGGACTTTCGGAATTCTGCTCGGGGCACCGACTTTGCCTTTGCGCGGGGATTATCTGGCGATTGTCACGCTGGGTTTCGGGGAGATTATCCGTATTTCGCTCAATAATCTGGACTGGCTGACCAAAGGACCGCAGGGTATTGCAGGCATTCGACCGCCTTCGGTCCCCTGGTGGGGAGCCGATGGCTTTACGTGGCTGGAGTTGTATCAGCCGATCCAGCTTTATTATCTGGCCTTGATTTTTGTGACGGGGATCTGGCTCATCACAAGCCGCCTCAAAGATTCGCGCATTGGTCGCGCTTGGTTTGCCATCCGCGAGGATGAGATCGCCGCCGCCGCCATGGGTATCAATACGGTGCGCCTGAAGTTGCTTGCCTTTGCTAGTGGAGCCGCCTTTGCCGGGGTAGTCGGGGTCCTCTTCGCCAGCCAAATCACGTTTATTTCGCCGGAGAGCTTTACGCTGTTTGAATCCGTGATTGTCCTGTCGATGGTGGTTTTGGGCGGGATGGGTTCGGTGCCGGGGGTCGCTTTTGGGGCGGTGCTCCTGGTTGTCCTACCCGAAGTATTGCGTAGTTTTTCAGAATATCGAATGCTCATCTTCGGCCTTGCGCTCGTGTTGGTGATGCTCCTCAGACCGCAAGGGTTGCTGGGGGATGGGCGGGTGGCCCAAGAGATGAACCCCGTTGACGACACGGTCCGAGCGCGCGAAGACCAGAGTTTGCACGATGCCGAGGAGCAAAATTTGAAGGTCTAG